A stretch of Episyrphus balteatus chromosome 2, idEpiBalt1.1, whole genome shotgun sequence DNA encodes these proteins:
- the LOC129910546 gene encoding collagenase — protein MKIISLLLSVLTVVTVPSVQGYAIGVAKYGKIEKFPYQVMLIGRQFWKRRVLCGGTLLDNEWVLTAAHCASGVTHFDVHLGAKFFDSNSETGRVIMRTDQYIVHEEFNPNYAAHDIALVKLPEHVQFSTKIKPAILPNNFQEETLEGMKVIASGWGSLGEGTNSGAMQYTELAVISNKECVSQYNKDIITEKVICAKGLDQETVCTGDSGGPLVLKGSQIIVGVTSFGPADGCETNVAGGFTRVTKYLNWIRDKINSNTKGHSSPKNSIV, from the coding sequence atgaaaattatttcgtTGCTTTTGAGCGTTTTAACGGTTGTGACAGTTCCTTCAGTGCAAGGATATGCGATAGGAGTTGCAAAATATGGCAAAATTGAAAAGTTTCCATATCAAGTGATGCTGATTGGAAGGCAGTTTTGGAAAAGGCGGGTTCTTTGTGGCGGAACATTGCTAGACAATGAATGGGTATTGACAGCAGCTCATTGTGCTTCCGGTGTTACCCATTTTGATGTCCATTTAGGCGCCAAATTCTTCGATTCAAATTCAGAGACTGGAAGGGTGATCATGAGAACTGATCAGTATATTGTTCATGAAGAATTCAATCCCAATTATGCTGCACATGATATTGCATTGGTTAAACTTCCAGAACATGTccaattttcgacaaaaattaaGCCAGCTATTCTACCCAATAATTTTCAAGAAGAAACACTCGAAGGGATGAAGGTGATAGCAAGTGGATGGGGATCTCTGGGAGAAGGAACAAATTCCGGTGCAATGCAATACACAGAACTTGCAGTCATATCAAATAAAGAGTGTGTATCGCAATACAATAAGGACATTATTACTGAGAAAGTCATCTGTGCCAAAGGTTTGGATCAGGAGACAGTGTGCACAGGAGACTCGGGTGGCCCACTTGTCTTGAAAGGATCCCAAATTATAGTCGGAGTGACTAGTTTTGGACCGGCTGATGGCTGTGAAACAAATGTTGCTGGAGGATTCACAAGAGTGACAAAATATCTGAATTGGATCAGAGATAAGATCAATAGCAATACAAAAGGACATTCTAGTCCAAAGAATAGTATTGTGTAG
- the LOC129909258 gene encoding proliferation-associated protein 2G4 gives MADEVEVQEKTIAEDLVVTKYKLAGEIVNKTLKAVIDLCVADASVREICTKGDNQITEETGKVYKKEKDLKKGIAFPTCVSVNNCVCHFSPTKNDPDCILKEGDVVKIDLGAHIDGFIAVAAHTIVVGASSDNKATGKKADVTLAAYWAVQAALRLIKDGASNYAITEAVQQVAESYKCKPIEGMLSHQLKQFKIDGEKTIIQNPSEAQRKEHEKCTFETHEVYAIDVIVSSGEGVGREKDTKISIYKKTDENYQLKLKASRALLAEVKTKYGNMPFNLRHFDEETKARMGVVECVSHKMIEPFQVLYEKPTEYVAQFKHTVLLMPNGVNLVTGIPFAEENFASEHSIAQPELKELVNTPINPSKSAKKGKGSKKKVASESESAAKAKVESTPAVETKA, from the exons AAACGCTTAAAGCAGTCATCGATCTCTGTGTTGCTGATGCCTCTGTGAGGGAAATCTGTACAAAGGGTGACAATCAAATCACTGAAGAAACTggaaaa GTTTACAAAAAGgaaaaagacttaaaaaaaggAATTGCATTTCCAACCTGTGTATCAGTTAACAATTGTGTTTGTCATTTTTCACCAACAAAGAATGATCCTGATTGTATTCTTAAAGAAGGAGATGTTGTGAAAAT agatTTGGGTGCCCATATTGATGGATTTATTGCAGTAGCAGCACACACTATTGTGGTTGGAGCATCAAGTGATAACAAAGCAACAGGCAAAAAGGCTGATGTTACCCTAGCTGCTTACTGGGCAGTGCAAGCTGCTCTTAGGCTGATTAAAGATGGAGCCAGT aACTATGCAATCACCGAAGCCGTACAACAAGTTGCCGAATCATATAAATGCAAACCAATCGAAGGTATGCTTAGTCATCAATtgaaacaattcaaaatcgatGGCGAGAAGACAATTATTCAAAATCCAAGCGAAGCCCAACGCAAGGAACACGAAAAATGTACCTTTGAAACTCATGAAGTGTACGCCATTGATGTTATTGTCAGTTCAGGTGAAGGAGTT ggtCGTGAGAAGGacacaaaaatttcaatctaCAAGAAGACCGACGAAAACTATCAACTTAAACTGAAGGCATCAAGGGCTCTCCTAGCTGAG GTTAAGACAAAATATGGAAATATGCCTTTCAATCTGCGACACTTTGATGAGGAGACTAAAGCACGAATGGGTGTTGTTGAATGTGTTTCCCATAAAATGATTGAACCATTCCAAGTGCTGTATGAAAAAccaa ctgAATATGTGGCTCAATTCAAACACACTGTCCTGCTTATGCCAAACGGTGTCAATTTGGTAACCGGCATCCCATTCGCTGAGGAGAACTTTGCTAGTGAGCACAGTATAGCTCAACCTGAACTTaag gAACTCGTAAACACCCCAATTAACCCCTCAAAAAGTGCCAAGAAGGGAAAGGGTTCAAAGAAGAAGGTAGCCAGCGAATCGGAATCAGCAGCGAAAGCAAAAGTAGAATCAACACCTGCTGTTGAAACTAAAGCATAA
- the LOC129910397 gene encoding transcription factor 25: protein MSSRVLKKLQGDNELELQPDDGIEDQGSDDTDEIDLATYDKRRQLNRNPFDLLNQQSPSESEVKEDDNETEHASTAANLPSGPISKKKKKKRKKKSAKHHGNHISSEDNDLTDKYLSDIDSLIGKVCETGNTATATRVDLDKTLLSVELKNLHPLNEMRRTFGKRVVKLENKRGRQKLTLKSTYLVTAKESWPPLTKNIITMKPCAPPENTEASGDKTQWFAFEHSQFYQGVQNMFLAALDTTDSDQLVNLFTRCPYHVDTLIQLSEMCKITDDTAMASDLIQRAVLVLETSLHPSFSLVSGNSRLDYKRQENRGFFIVLFKQAQYVEARSCCRTAFELSKLILSLNPDVDPLAMVLIIDYYALRSKQYAWLVKFYEDWDAKRNLSQLPNMAYSYALALFYLLGDCEKADKALQYALLMFPGVLRPLLDELSVQTDSRVIAATFFNSGISGSQSPALHQLVCLYVCRAKVVWRDTNVLLWLERNVNTVLDRVEKDDEVVNDYNSKRSQRYVSPPRVILRHVILSDYGKKVPLAQFVAGEKEINLYDPLPPLESINFYERKSSSSSPTTDNNRSISMFFQSILPTFNVRAAQNAAGAGGAAVAAGVGGIVGGGIGLPVAAAALPAPDAAVDDEVAQVDRHLEELNMNLENAAAEGAAEVNASYRELTRSLTSVVDAMRDYLSSFHITETQSQNADVEENGSSEEDTSDYFD, encoded by the exons ATGTCATCAAGAGTACTCAAGAAGTTACAAGGCGACAATGAACTGGAACTACAACCCGATGACGGGATTGAAGATCAAGGCTCCGATGATACGGATGAAATTGATTTGGCAACATACGACAAGCGCAGACAATTAAATAGAAATCCTTTTGATTTG CTGAATCAACAAAGCCCCTCAGAGAGTGAAGTCAAGGAGGATGACAACGAGACGGAGCATGCATCAACAGCAGCTAATCTCCCCTCGGGACCAATTtccaagaagaaaaagaagaagaggaagaaGAAAAGCGCTAAACATCATGGCAATCACATTAGTAGTGAGGATAACGAT TTGACGGACAAATATCTAAGCGATATTGATTCATTGATTGGGAAAGTATGTGAAACTGGCAACACTGCAACGGCAACTCGGGTGGACTTGGACAAAACCCTACTCTCCGTTGAATTGAAGAACTTGCATCCGCTTAATGAAATGCGACGCACATTCGGCAAACGTGTTGTAAAGCTTGA AAATAAGCGAGGACGTCAAAAGTTGACTCTGAAATCAACCTATTTGGTTACCGCCAAAGAAAGTTGGCCTCCACTCACCAAGAACATAATCACAATGAAACCATGTGCCCCACCAGAAAACACCGAGGCATCGGGTGACAAAACTCAATGGTTTGCCTTTGAGCACAGTCAATTCTATCAGGGTGTGCAGAATATGTTTTTGGCAGCTCTTGACACAACAGATTCAGATCAACTTGTGAACTTATTCACACGTTGTCCCTACCACGTGGACACTTTAATTCAATTGAGTGAAATGTGTAAAATCACCGACGACACTGCAATGGCATCGGATCTTATTCAGCGTGCTGTTCTCGTGTTGGAAACTTCACTTCATCCCAGTTTCAGTCTTGTGTCAGGCAATTCTCGATTGGATTACAAAAGACAAGAAAATCGAGGATTTTTCATAGTCCTCTTCAAACAGGCGCAATATGTTGAGGCAAGATCATGCTGTCGTACCGCATTTGAACTTTCCAAACTGATATTGAGCTTGAATCCAGATGTCGATCCACTTGCAATGGTTCTCATTATCGACTATTACGCACTGCGAAGCAAGCAATATGCATGGTTGGTAAAGTTCTATGAAGATTGGGACGCAAAGAGAAATCTATCACAGTTACCCAATATGGCATATTCATATGCCTTGGCTTTGTTTTACTTACTTGGAG ACTGTGAGAAAGCAGACAAGGCTCTACAGTATGCATTGCTCATGTTTCCCGGTGTACTTAGGCCACTTTTGGATGAACTCTCAGTGCAAACAGATTCTCGTGTGATTGCAGCTACATTTTTTAATTCTGGCATATCCGGAAG TCAATCACCAGCCTTGCATCAATTGGTGTGCCTGTATGTTTGCAGAGCCAAAGTGGTTTGGAGGGATACGAATGTATTGCTTTGGCTTGAACGAAACGTTAATACGGTGTTGGATAGAGTTGAAAAAGATGACGAAGTTGTCAATGATTACAATTCTAAGCGATCACAAAG ATACGTTTCACCACCCAGAGTAATTCTTCGACACGTTATTCTTTCTGATTATGGAAAGAAGGTTCCACTGGCACAATTTGTAGCAGgcgaaaaagaaataaatctgTATGACCCATTGCCGCCCTTGGAGTCTATCAACTTTTATGaaag GAAATCATCCAGTAGCAGTCCCACAACAGATAACAATCGTTCAATTTCCATGTTTTTCCAATCGATTTTGCCCACCTTCAATGTACGAGCCGCACAAAATGCTGCGGGAGCTGGTGGAGCTGCTGTCGCCGCTGGTGTAGGAGGCATAGTTGGCGGTGGAATAGGATTACCAGTTGCCGCCGCCGCATTACCCGCACCCGATGCAGCTGTTGACGATGAAGTTGCACAAGTTGACAGGCATTTAGAGGAATTAAACATGAACTTGGAAAATGCCGCTGCAG AAGGTGCAGCAGAAGTAAACGCCTCTTATCGTGAACTCACAAGATCATTGACATCTGTTGTTGATGCAATGAGAGATTACCTATCCAGTTTCCACATCACCGAAACCCAATCGCAAAATGCTGATGTTGAGGAAAATGGTAGTTCTGAGGAGGACACAAGTGATTATTTCGATTAG
- the LOC129910191 gene encoding MICOS complex subunit MIC13 homolog QIL1 has translation MALKLAIKSGLAYSAMHYACSLGVWGNSVQADKLYNEFKDKARPHVNSLQKQLPFDVPNLPQTGEVRFLAKHYYNNGVKSTFQFIIMLPCYAGQLIKKTKDAINKTLEAPAAKN, from the exons ATGGCTTTAAA ACTTGCAATCAAATCCGGTCTAGCTTACAGCGCTATGCATTATGCGTGCAGCCTTGGCGTTTGGGGCAATAGCGTTCAAGCAGATAAGCTCTATAACGAGTTTAAGGATAAGGCAAGGCCACATGTAAATAGTTTACAGAAACAATTGCCCTTCGATGTACCGAATCTACCCCAAACGGGAGAAGTTCGATTCCTAGCAAAACACTATTACAATAATGGTGTAAAGAGTACCTTCCAATTTATCATAATGCTGCCATGCTACGCTGGTCAACTAATCAAGAAGACCAAAGATGCAATCAATAAAACGTTGGAAGCACCTGCCGCAAAGAACTGA
- the LOC129911624 gene encoding nedd8-activating enzyme E1 regulatory subunit isoform X2, whose product MSSPAPKSPELSDKSKKYDRQIRLWGENGQAILESATVCLINANAVGCEILKSLILPGIGGFTIVDGSVVTEEDIGTNFFLEQTSEGQSKASQCMQFLQELNADANGDYVDESIEFILNNRPEFFNTFDVVIASNLNEKTLLSLSNKLWDAKIPFVYCRSLGFFGSVRLQVKEHCVIEAHPDDRIYDLRLENPFPTLKAHLESTQITPKVPWLIVLNKFLSDWKNNNDGRIPKTYKEKNSLKELIQSGMSNDEENYEEAIKAVNTAFGAGLVSHTIKAILDDDACENINKQSSPFWIMAKALKEFVLNENNNYLPLPGVLPDMTANTESYINLQNIFRQQALQDADNIYRKCQHYLKELGLPPETITDKTVRLFCRESAGLAVVRGTKLADEYEKSIDNFETQGTLAEYYVGFLAYERYQTEFGNIPGELYVENDTSKLKGIANKMLAEWGVHSQISDDLIHEICSYGGAEVHTVSAFIGGCAAQEVIKLITKQYIPIDNTFLYNAITSETETIKL is encoded by the exons ATGTCGTCTCCCGCTCCAAAATCACCAGAATTATccgataaaagtaaaaaatatgatCGTCAAATAAG ACTTTGGGGAGAAAATGGTCAGGCTATTTTAGAAAGTGCAACAGTCTGCTTGATCAATGCAAATGCAGTTGGAtgtgaaattttaaaaagtctCATTTTACCAGGAATTGGTGGATTTACCATTGTTGATGGATCTGTTGTAACTGAAGAAGATATTGGCACAAA TTTCTTTTTAGAACAAACTAGCGAAGGGCAATCAAAAGCATCTCAATGCATGCAATTCCTACAAGAACTCAATGCCGATGCTAATGGTGATTATGTCGATGAAAGTATCGAATTCATACTCAATAATCGTCCggaatttttcaatactttcGATGTTGTAATTGCATCTAATTTGAATGAGAAAACTTTGCTAAGTCTTTCGAATAAACTCTGGGATGCTAAGATTCCATTTGTTTATTGTCGATCATTGGGATTCTTTGGGTCTGTTAGATTGCAGGTGAAAGAACATTGTGTGATTGAAGCTCATCCAGACGATCGAATTTATGATTTGAGGCTAGAGAATCCATTTCCTACTTTGAAAGCTCATTTGGAG TCGACCCAGATAACTCCAAAAGTACCATGGTTAATTGTGCTAAATAAGTTTTTAAGCGATTGGAAGAATAACAACGATGGACGTATCCCAAAGACATACAAAGAAAAGAACTCACTTAAGGAACTTATTCAAAGTG GAATGTCCAATGATGAAGAAAACTATGAAGAAGCAATAAAGGCAGTAAACACCGCATTCGGCGCTGGTTTAGTGTCACATACAATTAAAGCAATCCTCGATGACGATGCATGcgaaaatattaataaacaa agTTCTCCATTCTGGATAATGGCCAAAGCTCTTAAAGAGTTCGTGTTGAACGAAAACAATAATTACTTGCCCTTGCCAGGAGTTCTCCCTGATATGACTGCGAATACAGAATCTTATATAAATCTTCAAAACATCTTCCGTCAGCAAGCATTGCAAGATGCTGATAACATCTATAGAAAATGCCAGCATTATTTGAAAGAGCTAGGCTTACCACCAGAAACAATTACCGATAAAACAGTGCGTTTATTTTGTCGTGAATCGGCTGGCTTAGCCGTGGTTCGAGGTACCAAGCTTGCTGATGAGTATGAGAAGTCGA ttGATAATTTTGAGACCCAAGGCACTTTGGCCGAATACTATGTGGGTTTCTTGGCCTATGAACGCTATCAAACCGAATTCGGAAACATTCCTGGTGAATTGTATGTGGAAAATGATACTTCGAAGTTGAAAGGCATTGCAAACAAAATGCTAGCGGAATGGGGTGTCCATAGTCAGATTAGTGATGATTTAATTCATGAAATCTGTAGTTATGGTGGTGCAGAAGTTCATACTGTATCGGCATTTATTG GTGGATGCGCAGCTCAAGAAGTCATAAAGCTAATAACCAAACAATATATACCAATTGATAATACGTTTTTGTATAACGCAATTACCTCCGAAACGGAAACAATAAAATTGTAA
- the LOC129911624 gene encoding nedd8-activating enzyme E1 regulatory subunit isoform X1, translating to MSSPAPKSPELSDKSKKYDRQIRLWGENGQAILESATVCLINANAVGCEILKSLILPGIGGFTIVDGSVVTEEDIGTNFFLEQTSEGQSKASQCMQFLQELNADANGDYVDESIEFILNNRPEFFNTFDVVIASNLNEKTLLSLSNKLWDAKIPFVYCRSLGFFGSVRLQVKEHCVIEAHPDDRIYDLRLENPFPTLKAHLESTQITPKVPWLIVLNKFLSDWKNNNDGRIPKTYKEKNSLKELIQSGMSNDEENYEEAIKAVNTAFGAGLVSHTIKAILDDDACENINKQSSPFWIMAKALKEFVLNENNNYLPLPGVLPDMTANTESYINLQNIFRQQALQDADNIYRKCQHYLKELGLPPETITDKTVRLFCRESAGLAVVRGTKLADEYEKSSKIVNIVDNFETQGTLAEYYVGFLAYERYQTEFGNIPGELYVENDTSKLKGIANKMLAEWGVHSQISDDLIHEICSYGGAEVHTVSAFIGGCAAQEVIKLITKQYIPIDNTFLYNAITSETETIKL from the exons ATGTCGTCTCCCGCTCCAAAATCACCAGAATTATccgataaaagtaaaaaatatgatCGTCAAATAAG ACTTTGGGGAGAAAATGGTCAGGCTATTTTAGAAAGTGCAACAGTCTGCTTGATCAATGCAAATGCAGTTGGAtgtgaaattttaaaaagtctCATTTTACCAGGAATTGGTGGATTTACCATTGTTGATGGATCTGTTGTAACTGAAGAAGATATTGGCACAAA TTTCTTTTTAGAACAAACTAGCGAAGGGCAATCAAAAGCATCTCAATGCATGCAATTCCTACAAGAACTCAATGCCGATGCTAATGGTGATTATGTCGATGAAAGTATCGAATTCATACTCAATAATCGTCCggaatttttcaatactttcGATGTTGTAATTGCATCTAATTTGAATGAGAAAACTTTGCTAAGTCTTTCGAATAAACTCTGGGATGCTAAGATTCCATTTGTTTATTGTCGATCATTGGGATTCTTTGGGTCTGTTAGATTGCAGGTGAAAGAACATTGTGTGATTGAAGCTCATCCAGACGATCGAATTTATGATTTGAGGCTAGAGAATCCATTTCCTACTTTGAAAGCTCATTTGGAG TCGACCCAGATAACTCCAAAAGTACCATGGTTAATTGTGCTAAATAAGTTTTTAAGCGATTGGAAGAATAACAACGATGGACGTATCCCAAAGACATACAAAGAAAAGAACTCACTTAAGGAACTTATTCAAAGTG GAATGTCCAATGATGAAGAAAACTATGAAGAAGCAATAAAGGCAGTAAACACCGCATTCGGCGCTGGTTTAGTGTCACATACAATTAAAGCAATCCTCGATGACGATGCATGcgaaaatattaataaacaa agTTCTCCATTCTGGATAATGGCCAAAGCTCTTAAAGAGTTCGTGTTGAACGAAAACAATAATTACTTGCCCTTGCCAGGAGTTCTCCCTGATATGACTGCGAATACAGAATCTTATATAAATCTTCAAAACATCTTCCGTCAGCAAGCATTGCAAGATGCTGATAACATCTATAGAAAATGCCAGCATTATTTGAAAGAGCTAGGCTTACCACCAGAAACAATTACCGATAAAACAGTGCGTTTATTTTGTCGTGAATCGGCTGGCTTAGCCGTGGTTCGAGGTACCAAGCTTGCTGATGAGTATGAGAAGTCGAGTAAGATTGTTAATAttg ttGATAATTTTGAGACCCAAGGCACTTTGGCCGAATACTATGTGGGTTTCTTGGCCTATGAACGCTATCAAACCGAATTCGGAAACATTCCTGGTGAATTGTATGTGGAAAATGATACTTCGAAGTTGAAAGGCATTGCAAACAAAATGCTAGCGGAATGGGGTGTCCATAGTCAGATTAGTGATGATTTAATTCATGAAATCTGTAGTTATGGTGGTGCAGAAGTTCATACTGTATCGGCATTTATTG GTGGATGCGCAGCTCAAGAAGTCATAAAGCTAATAACCAAACAATATATACCAATTGATAATACGTTTTTGTATAACGCAATTACCTCCGAAACGGAAACAATAAAATTGTAA